The nucleotide window TTTGTTTTAAAAATAAATCATCATCCTCTAATGATTGTATGCTATTTTCGGCATATTTATTTTTTACAAGTTTATGCTTAATAACATTGTAACATTTGTTTCGAACTGCTTTGTATAGATATACTTTTAAATAGATTTCATCCTGAAAAAGATTTTCTTTTTCCCAAAAATCCACAAAAATATCTTGAACTAAATCTTCGCATTCATCAATTGTGTCCAAAAATCGATTAGCGTATTGTACAAGGGGTCTATAATATTCATTAAATATTTTTTTTATATCTTTTTTATTGACCATATACTTCTGTGCAACCAAAATTTTTAGCTAATTAATTTTAATTTTTTCGCAAAGTAAAAAAATAAATTGAATATTGGATATGCAAATAAAAACTATGGGATTGAATTAGTTGAAAACAACAAATCTTTCCAAAATTAAACATAAAAACCCCACATAATCACAGATTTTTTTTCAACCTGAGTTCGATTAAATAGATCATAAAACTTTTTTCAAATTACTCATATAGATTGATGTTCTTGCAAGATTCTTTTTCGAGACTTTGAAGAAATTGTTACAAAACTACAGGTCGCTCCTATGGAGCTTTATGTTGGTGATAATCCTATTTTCTACAAACATTACGCTCCTAACGGAGCTTGATAATACTAATTTCATCAAAAAGAAAGCCACAGAGTGGCGAAATGTTTATAGAAATTAACAATTAGTTGACGATTCGGAGCTCCGTAGGTGCGAAATCGCAATTCCTAATAATAAAAAGATAAGTGTTTATGCTTAAAATCAGGTTTCTATTAAATTTAAAGTAATGGATTATAAGTAGTTAGCTCTATATTAATAATTGAACTCAGGTTATTAATTTCAAGCCAATCTATCCAGACCGGTTAATTTGCTTAGCAATATCTATTTTTTAAGAACTTCATCATATAGGCATTTACTTCCCATTGATTGCTAATTGGCATATTGTTATCCGGTAAATGAACCATATATGGATAAGGTCCAAATTCAGCCGTTATGGTAAGTTTTTCATTTGCTTCTTTCTTTCTCATTACAACCTTGTCCCACCAAGCCAAATGAGCATCTACCGCGTGTTGCCACTCTGGTATACGTGGATCTGGAATTTGTGGCCCTTCGGGATAACCAACCCGTGCATGAATATGATCTGTTCGTTCAATAGCTAATTGCATGGCTTTTGTTTGGTCTTCCAAAAACGATTCGGCTACACATACCCAATGCGAAGCATCGAGGGTAATTTTTAATTCAGGTGTCTTTTCTAAATACTCTTTGGAAACATGCGCCGCAAATAAGCATTTATTGCGATGCGTTTCATGAGCCACTAGAATACCAGTCTTTTTTGTAAACCGAAAAGCCTCATTTATTAATGAACCGTTTTGCTCAAAACTATAAAAATCCCTTCCGGTTTGCGAATCGATTTTTACACATGGGTAGTTACTAATTTTTTCGAACCAAGTACCATACAAATCAAAATGCTTAGAAAATTCGGCATCACCACTTTCAAAAAACTGTGCAATAATTTTTAAGTTATTCTGTTCTACAATGTTCCAAATATTATCCAACTCCTTTTCGGTCACATTATTAGCGATAGCATACTCGATACCGTCATACCCTTCCTGTTTTACTTTTTGACAAAAGGTTTCCCAGCTTAACAATTCGCTTCCCCAACGAGGACAAAAAAAATCTATTTGCATTTTCTTACTCTTTTTTAAATTGTGAAATACTTTTGGATGAGACCAATAATACTGAGTTCGATTAGTTTTTTTAACAAAATAATTTTAACCGCAAGGATCGCAAAAAACAGTTTTATTTATAAAGCGCAAGGAACGCAAAGCTTTGCGCTCATTGCGGTATATAAACAAAGCGGTGAAAATCTTTGCGAACCTTGCGGTAAATAAAAATTCAGTAATAATCGAATCAGGTCAATACGTTTTCTAAAATTCATCAAATGCGATTTGGCTGTCATTTACACCAAAATTTTTAAGCACATCTGAACAGGCTTTGATCATCATCGGTGGACCACAGAGATAGAACTCAACGGCTGACAAGTTTGGATGCGACTTTAAATAGTTACTTTCCACCACCGAGTGAATATACCCCCTATGCCCCTCCCACTTAGCATCATCAGGCAAATCGTCTGACAGTGCTGCATGAAATTGAAAATTTTTGAACTCCCTGCTGAGATTACGAAAGTAGTCAACATAAAAAAGTTCCTGCTCCGATCTTGCACCATACCAATAAGTTATGGTTCGCGAGGTATTAAGCGTTTCAAATAAGTGCGAAATATGAGATCGAAGTGGTGCCATTCCTGCACCGCCACCAATATAAACCATCTCTTTTTGTGTAGGTTTGATATCAAAATCTCCAAAAGGTCCCACAGCCGAGATAACTTCACCGGGCTTTAAGTTAAAAATATAACTAGAACCTCTTCCCGGTGCACAATCCTGCCCCACAGGAGGTGTGGCAATACGTACATTAAATTTCAACAGCTGATTGCTACCCGGATTTACAGCCAGAGAATAATTATTCTTGCTAACTTTTCCCTCAGTATTTTCAACAACGAGGTCAAACAAATTGTGCGTCTCCCATACAGAGCGATATGGCTCAGGAATGTCAAAATTTCTAAATTCAATCAATTCATATTGCGGTATCTCTATTTGTAAATAGTTACCTGCTTTAAAAACGATTTCTTTCTCAAGAGGTTCAATCACCAATTCCTTAATAAAAGTAGAAACATTCTCATTGCTTACCACTTTAAATTTCATCTGCTCAGGTTCAACAATACCGCTGCCTCCGGGCGATTCTATATCCATGTATATTTTGCCCTCCTTTAGTTCTACTGGATAAGTTCGCAAGCCCTGACAAATTGGAGCACGAGCAGGAGAACCATCCGCTAGATTAAACCTTCCATTGTGTTTAGGACATTCTATTTGGCCTCCTTTTACC belongs to Flavobacterium gilvum and includes:
- a CDS encoding sugar phosphate isomerase/epimerase family protein: MQIDFFCPRWGSELLSWETFCQKVKQEGYDGIEYAIANNVTEKELDNIWNIVEQNNLKIIAQFFESGDAEFSKHFDLYGTWFEKISNYPCVKIDSQTGRDFYSFEQNGSLINEAFRFTKKTGILVAHETHRNKCLFAAHVSKEYLEKTPELKITLDASHWVCVAESFLEDQTKAMQLAIERTDHIHARVGYPEGPQIPDPRIPEWQHAVDAHLAWWDKVVMRKKEANEKLTITAEFGPYPYMVHLPDNNMPISNQWEVNAYMMKFLKNRYC
- a CDS encoding RNA polymerase sigma-70 factor encodes the protein MVNKKDIKKIFNEYYRPLVQYANRFLDTIDECEDLVQDIFVDFWEKENLFQDEIYLKVYLYKAVRNKCYNVIKHKLVKNKYAENSIQSLEDDDLFLKQMLEEDIVYQLHKAIDILPQRKKEIIKLSLKGLKNLEIADELGIQLQTVKTLKTQSYKILRDQFKAMDSIIYFLLV